The genomic segment AGAATGTTTCGCTGGACGGAAAGAATATCGGCAGTTTCAAGCATTTACCGCCAACGCTGACCTTGCAATACCACTTCCTGCCGCAAGCGCAGTTCAGCCCCTATCTCGGCGCCGGCGTGAGCTACACCCGCATTTCGAACGTCGATCTGCTCAATGGCGCAGGTTCGCTGGACAACAGCAGCTGGGGCCTGGCACTGCAAGCCGGGCTCGACTATAAGCTGGACAAAAACTGGTTACTCAACCTGGATGTGAAAAAACTGCAGATCCGTAGCGACGTCTATGCCGGCGGCGAAAAAATCAGTCGCGTGCAGATCGATCCCTGGCTGATCGGCATGGGTGTCGGTTACCGCTTCTAGACCGGCCGCGCAATCGCGCTCTCCGGAAATCGATGTCTCGTCAGTCTTTCCCCGGACTGTTGCGCGCCAGGTATAAAACTGCCTGGCGCGCTTTTTTGCCATTGTCTATATGACCCCGGATGGCAGCACGGATAATCTCGACAATCTTTGATCGAGATCAAAGCCGCACCGGCGCAATTTTCCTAAGATCAGACGGCGTCATTTCCATATCAAAGGTTTGCCACATGCATTTCTCCCACTTGCCCGAACCGGTATCACCGTCGGCAGCCATGCCGCATCGCAAAGTGATCCGCTCCTGGCTGCTGCCGGTCGCGCAACGTAATACCGGCCGTGCGCTGGCATTGGTGCTGCTCGATCTGTGCTTGTTCGCGCTGGCGATCACCGCCACGGTCTGGCTGCAAAATACCGCCATAAAATTGCTGTTCGGCGCAATCGCCGGCTTCATCATCGGCCGTCTGTTCATCCTCGGCCATGATGCCTGCCATCAAAGCTTTACGCCGCACCGACGCCTCAATCGCTGGCTCGGCCGCCTGGTGTTCCTTCCCTCGCTGACGCTTTACAGTCTGTGGGATGTGGGCCATAACATGGTGCATCACGGCTATACCAATCTGAAAGGCTTTGATTTTGTCTGGCACCCGCTGTCGCTGGACGAGTTCCAGGCCCTGCCGCGCTGGCGTCAGTGGCTGGAGCGCGTCTACCGTAGCGGCTGGGCGCCGTGGCTGTATTACCTGGTTGAAATGTGGTGGCAGCGCATGTATTTTCCGAACCGCCGCACCATGCCGACCCGGCGTCCGGTATTTGTCTGGGACGGCGTCCTGGTGACGATGGCGGCGCTGGTCTGGATTAGCCTGCTGGTTATCGCCGCGCTGGCCACCGCGCAATCGATCTGGCTGACGTTAGCGGCTGGCTTTGTGTTGCCGTTCCTGTTCTGGAATGCAATGATCGGTTTTGTCGTCTACGTGCATCACACCCACACCGGCATCGCCTGGTACGATCAAAAAATCAAATGGGCGGCGTCGCAACCGTTTGTCTCGACTACCGTGCACCTGACCTTCCGCTATCGCATCGGCGCGCTATTGCATCACATCATGGAACACACCGCGCATCATGTCGATATGAGCATCCCGCTGTATCGCCTGCAGGAAGCACAGCAGATTCTTGAAACCATGCTGCCCATGCGCATCGTGATCCAGAAATTTTCATGGCGCTGGTATTTCGATACGGCGCGGCGTTGCAAGCTGTATGATTTCCGGCGCCAATGCTGGACCAATTTTTCCGGCCTGCCGACCAGCGCGGCTGCCGTCGTCAGCTGATCTTGGCCCATTCGTGCCCAACTTGTGATCAATTCGCAACGAGGTTTCGGCCGCTGTGCAACCGGCGGCGGTAAAATGGCGTGTCTTGGCAACATACAAAGCCACGCTTTCCATCGGATCCTGTCATGAATCACGCTCCCCTCCACGCAGCGCCGCTGCTGGACATCAGGGCCCTGCGCTCCAGCTGTTCGTCTTGCAGCATGCACCAGCTATGCCTGCCGATGGGGCTGGATGAGTCCGAGATGCAGCGCCTGGACGGCATTATCGGCCGCCGCCGCATCGCGCGCGATGAAACCTTGTATCGTATCGGCGACAAATTCAGCGCTTTGTATGCGGTACGGGTGGGCCAGTTCAAAACCTCACAAGCCAATCCCGACGGCGCCCAGCAAATCACCGGCTTCCAGATGAGCGGCGAATTGCTCGGCATGGATGCGATCAGCACCGATACCCATCAATGCGATGCGATGGCATTGGAAGATAGCGAAATCTGTGAAATTCCATTCGTGCGGCTCGAAGAACTGTTCGGCGACATCCCTACTTTGCTGCGGCACTTCCATCGCATCATGAGCAAGGAAATCACACGCGAACAAAGCGTCATTCTGCTGCTTGGGAACATGCGCGCCGAACAGCGCTTTGCCGCGTTCCTGGTCAACCTGTCGTCGCGCTACGCGGCGCGCGGCTATTCTTCGACCAGTTTCCAGCTGCGCATGACGCGCGAAGATATCGGCAACTATCTTGGCCTGACGATTGAAAGCATCAGTCGCCTGCTGTCCAAACTCAAGAAAGACGGGATGCTGAAAGTCAGCAACCGGGAAATCGAACTTGTCGACTTGCCGGCGTTGAAAAGACTGGCGACCGGCGGCGAGACCTGCGCCTGACCGTCTGCTATCAGCGTCAGACTGGCATCAGATGGTTTTCGAGTACCGCAAAGGCTCTTTCGCAGTACCCAGGTAACGGTCGAACACCATGCAAATATTCCGGATCAGCAAGCGCCCTTTCATCGTGACGCTGATCCAGTCGTCTTCCAGCAATAGCAAACCATCCGTTTCCAGCAATTTCAGCTGCGCCAGCTCTTTCGCAAAATAGGCGGCAAACTTGACAGGATGGGCCATCTCGATCGATGCCAGCGACAATTCGAAATGGCACATCAGACGCTGGATGATCAGCCGCCGCAACAAGTCATCCATGCTCAGTTTGATGCCGCGCGCAATCGGCAGTTGTTGCTGGTCGAGCCGCTGATAGTAGGCTTCCAGCGTCTTTTCATTCTGGCTGTAGCTAGCGCCGACCGCACTGATCGCCGATACGCCGCATGACACCAGGTCCGCCTCGGCATGCGTCGAATAACCTTGGAAGTTGCGGTGCAGGCGTCCCTGCCGTTGTGCGATCGCCAGGTCGTCCTCCGGCCTGGCGAAATGATCCATGCCGATGTATATATAGCCGGCCTCGGTCAGGCGCCGGATGCACAGGAACAGCATGTCGATCTTGCTGGCCGGCGTCGGCAGATCGTCGCCGGCAATCCGCCGTTGCGGCTTGAACAAGTGCGGCATGTGAGCATAGTTGTAGATGGCGATGCGGTCCGGCGCAGCGGCAATCACTTTGTCCAGTGTTTGCGCAATCGACGTCAGGCTCTGCTTAGGCAAGCCATAGATCAGATCAATGCTGATCGAGCGGAAGCCGGCAAAGCGCGCGGCATCGATGATGCGCAGCGTGTCCTCCTCCGCCTGGATACGGTTCACCGCCTTCTGCACTGCGTGGTCGAAATCCTGCACGCCCAGGCTGAGCCGGTTGAAGCCTTGGCGGCGCAGCGTGACGATGCGCTTCGGCGTGACCGTGCGCGGATCGACTTCTATCGAATATTCGCCCAGTTGATCCGGCGCAAACTGGAAATGCTGGTGCAGATGCGCCGTCAAATCGCTCATTTGGCGATCGCTTAGATAGGTCGGCGTGCCGCCGCCGAAATGCAGCTGCTCAACCCTGTTCATCCCTTGAAACAGAGCCGCCTGCATGGCAATCTCGCGCTTCAGGTAAGTCAGGTAATGCGCGGCCTTGCCCAGGTTTTTACTGATCACCTTGTTGCAAGCGCAGTAATAGCAAACCGTGTCGCAAAAGGGAATGTGCAGATACAGCGACAAGGCATGCCGCGCACCCATCGCCCGCCGGCCGGCAACCGCCTGCTCATAGGCTTCGGCGCCGAATACATCGGAAAACCTGTCTGCCGTCGGATAGGAGG from the Collimonas arenae genome contains:
- a CDS encoding fatty acid desaturase; this encodes MHFSHLPEPVSPSAAMPHRKVIRSWLLPVAQRNTGRALALVLLDLCLFALAITATVWLQNTAIKLLFGAIAGFIIGRLFILGHDACHQSFTPHRRLNRWLGRLVFLPSLTLYSLWDVGHNMVHHGYTNLKGFDFVWHPLSLDEFQALPRWRQWLERVYRSGWAPWLYYLVEMWWQRMYFPNRRTMPTRRPVFVWDGVLVTMAALVWISLLVIAALATAQSIWLTLAAGFVLPFLFWNAMIGFVVYVHHTHTGIAWYDQKIKWAASQPFVSTTVHLTFRYRIGALLHHIMEHTAHHVDMSIPLYRLQEAQQILETMLPMRIVIQKFSWRWYFDTARRCKLYDFRRQCWTNFSGLPTSAAAVVS
- the fnr gene encoding fumarate/nitrate reduction transcriptional regulator Fnr, encoding MNHAPLHAAPLLDIRALRSSCSSCSMHQLCLPMGLDESEMQRLDGIIGRRRIARDETLYRIGDKFSALYAVRVGQFKTSQANPDGAQQITGFQMSGELLGMDAISTDTHQCDAMALEDSEICEIPFVRLEELFGDIPTLLRHFHRIMSKEITREQSVILLLGNMRAEQRFAAFLVNLSSRYAARGYSSTSFQLRMTREDIGNYLGLTIESISRLLSKLKKDGMLKVSNREIELVDLPALKRLATGGETCA
- a CDS encoding OmpW/AlkL family protein, giving the protein MKKAVCISTLSALALVLAGNSMAQESPWQIRLRADYLKPANKSDPIGGVGASDRLQVNNKTIPEIDISYFFTSNWVAELVLTYPQKQNVSLDGKNIGSFKHLPPTLTLQYHFLPQAQFSPYLGAGVSYTRISNVDLLNGAGSLDNSSWGLALQAGLDYKLDKNWLLNLDVKKLQIRSDVYAGGEKISRVQIDPWLIGMGVGYRF
- the hemN gene encoding oxygen-independent coproporphyrinogen III oxidase, whose product is MLTSPKPIAAVASLAALAFEPTLLRKLNQLGPRYTSYPTADRFSDVFGAEAYEQAVAGRRAMGARHALSLYLHIPFCDTVCYYCACNKVISKNLGKAAHYLTYLKREIAMQAALFQGMNRVEQLHFGGGTPTYLSDRQMSDLTAHLHQHFQFAPDQLGEYSIEVDPRTVTPKRIVTLRRQGFNRLSLGVQDFDHAVQKAVNRIQAEEDTLRIIDAARFAGFRSISIDLIYGLPKQSLTSIAQTLDKVIAAAPDRIAIYNYAHMPHLFKPQRRIAGDDLPTPASKIDMLFLCIRRLTEAGYIYIGMDHFARPEDDLAIAQRQGRLHRNFQGYSTHAEADLVSCGVSAISAVGASYSQNEKTLEAYYQRLDQQQLPIARGIKLSMDDLLRRLIIQRLMCHFELSLASIEMAHPVKFAAYFAKELAQLKLLETDGLLLLEDDWISVTMKGRLLIRNICMVFDRYLGTAKEPLRYSKTI